Proteins encoded in a region of the Vitis riparia cultivar Riparia Gloire de Montpellier isolate 1030 chromosome 7, EGFV_Vit.rip_1.0, whole genome shotgun sequence genome:
- the LOC117918955 gene encoding proteasome subunit beta type-6-like has translation MDHLNQPHSMGTTIIGVTYNGGVVLGADSRTSTGVYVANRASDKITQLTDNVYLCHSGSAADSQILSDYVRYYLHQHTIQLGQPATVKVAANLVRLISYNNKNMLQTGLIVGGWDKHEGGKIYGVPLGGTNLESP, from the coding sequence ATGGACCATCTCAATCAACCTCATTCCATGGGCACCACCATCATCGGTGTCACCTACAACGGAGGCGTCGTTCTTGGCGCCGATTCTCGAACTAGCACCGGAGTTTATGTTGCGAATCGAGCATCCGACAAGATTACGCAGCTGACTGATAATGTCTACTTGTGTCATTCTGGATCGGCGGCAGATTCTCAAATTTTATCTGATTATGTGCGTTACTATCTCCATCAGCACACTATACAGCTTGGGCAACCTGCCACTGTCAAGGTTGCTGCAAACCTTGTCAGGTTAATATCATACAATAATAAGAATATGCTACAAACTGGTCTGATTGTTGGTGGATGGGACAAGCATGAGGGAGGTAAAATATATGGAGTGCCCCTTGGAGGAACGAATTTGGAGAGCCCTTGA